Within the Scomber scombrus chromosome 4, fScoSco1.1, whole genome shotgun sequence genome, the region ATGGACCAGCGCCTTTCTCTGCAGGTGGTTAGTCTTGAGATTCCGACCCACACCCCAGGTTAGCTAACCATGGATgaatccaaaaaaagaaaagtcccaGAGGTAAATAGAGAGTttaattctatttatttatttatttaagattcaTTTGGCAGGGACAATACACATCAAACAACACTGTAGTTTACACCGCAATGTAAATGTGACAGCATTAGGCATGaggctagttttcatctgtAGCCCTCAGGCAGGTCAACAACTTAGcaaagtataataaaaaagaaaagagagaaagagataataTTAAGATAAACATTAAATTATGAATCataaataatacatcattaatGCAGACAGTAAGTAAAAGCTTTGTCCATTCGTTATGGCTGCAGCTCTGGTGTTGTTTAAGCCAGTGTTTCAGAGTTTTTTTGAACAGGGAAAGGGTTGAACAGGTCCTTATATGTATGGCTAGAATGCTCCAGTAGAGTGTTGCTAAGACGGAGAAGGCTGAGCATCCGAATGTACTCCTTCTATAAGGAACAAAGCAGTCCCATCTAAATGTGGACTTTGTGGTTCTGGTAGTGTCTTTTCTGGCCACAAACTGGCTCAGTGGTGGAGGTGCAAGACCatgtataattttaaaaacaaggcAGGCGTCATTGTATTGCCTGAGATTGTCCAGGGTGAGAAGATTATACTTATGAATGATGTTGCAGTGGTGATATCTGTGAGGCTTCTTGTCCATGATTTTAAGTGCTTGTTTACGAGGGACTTGAGCTGACGTATTGGGTTTGTGACCAGCTTGTGATACAGTATGACAGATGGGAAATTATCATTGCATGCAAGTATAAGAGGGCTAGCTCATTTGATAGGTAAGGACGAATGAATCTGAAGTCGGCCAGACAAAACTTCACAATATGGATGCCCTTCTTTATGGgttttttaagttaaatttgTGTCCAAAATGATGCGTAGATATTTGAATTCTGATTCTTGGCCAATGTTTCTGTTAGTTTATGTGCAGCCTGCTGTTGATTTTCTGCATGGGTGTATAGAAcagtatcatcagcatacatGTGGAGACTGACAGATGGGCATGATGATGGAAGGTCGTTTATATATAGACTGAAGAGGAGCGGGCCCAGTATGGATCCTTGGGGGACACCAATATTTGTTGTGAGAGCTACTGACAGCGTCCCCTATACGGATAATTTGCTTCCTGTTGGTTAAATATGAAGCCATCCATTTGTTAGTGACAGTTTTGAGGTTAGAGGAGGATGATATGAATAAGAGGACCTTGTGATTTACTGTATCAAAAGCCTCGTTTAGGTCTAAAAAGACAGCGCCAACCGCACCCCCTTTGTCTATTTTTGATTTTATACACCCTAGGAGATAGCAGTTAGCTGCATCTGTCGAGTGATTGGGCCTGAAACCAAACTGCATAGTATGCAAAATGTTATGACCCTGACTCAGATGTCCTGTTAGGTGCTCTGTCACCCATTTCTCTGCCACCTTGGATATGATTCCTAAAATACTGATGGATCTATAGTTGCTCGTATCAGTTGGGTCTCCAGATTTAAAAATTGGTGTAACAGCAGCAAACTTTCAGGCTTTAGGGAAGATACCCTGCTTGATAGACAGGTTCATCAGATGGACTGTTGGGTGGATGAGGGTGTTCTTATGCTTTTTTAGAAACACCCAGACAAATTGTATTTGGTCTGAGGATGAGAAAAATGGCTCTTTTGATAGTAAAGGTTGCAGACCTctgcactagaggaaaagtcaggggatgcGTCCTCTGGGATCTTTATAGAAAATTTTACCAATCTATCTTGTTGAGATTCTTCAGTATACAAGTTAAAGTTTAGATTATGTTTAATGAAAAGTAAGGGgatcaaagttattacaattcatcttGAAGGGAACATGGAtatcatggcaatccatcaaataattgtttaGATATTTTACTCAAAACTGTAAATTTTAACCTCATGGTGGTTCTACAAAGAAAAGTAATGGGATCACCAGCATCAGTAGGAGTCTTTCTATGGAGAGCACAAATGTTTTAACAAAATATGAATCTATTCAATACATTATAAGTTATTTCAGTGGGACACGAAGTGGTGTTACAACTGATCAACAGACTCTCCTCCTGGGAGCCACACCATTATCGTAACTAAAAGTTCAGATGAAAATTCCTGAATCTTACCTGAAAAATAGTATGTGGAAAATGAGAAATCACAACAATATTTCACTGAGAGTTCATCTTTGATTTATATAACTATGTAAATTTGTGGGAAGACTGTGTGAGCTCACTCAGAATAATAATGACTTAAACACACCATCAGTTTAGGTTACGACAGCTTTATTTAGTGCAAAGAGAGTCTAATAGCAGGAGTCATTGATGCGCCTCATGCTCATGAACCTCATGCCGCTCATGCCCATGTTCATGAAGTTCCTGTACTCTCCGGGCCTGAAGTACATCATCCTGCCTCTGTAATGGGGCTGCTCGTACATCAGCCAGTGTCCCTCCATCACGTTGCAGGACATGCAGTTGGACATGCGGTAACGGTCCATGACGTTGTCACAGTCGTCCATCAGCTCGTGCATCTGACCACTGAAGTTCTCCCTCTCGTAGATCCTCATCCTGTAGGATCCTCTGTGCTGTTGTGCAGAATAGGAGAGAGATTAACTCAGCATGAGCTCAATAAGGCtggttttaaataattcaaGAGGTGTCATCTACACCCCGCACTACTGCCCGTAGTGTGGTCTTACCATGGAGATCATGCGGCAGGACCTGATGGTATCGCTCATGCCCATCATGCTCATGAAGTCAGAGTACTCGCCCCTCCTCATGAAGTACTGGTTGCCCATGTAGTTGGTGCGGTCGTAGACCATGAAGCAGCCTCTCTCCACCCTGCAGGAGTGGCACCTGCTCAGGTAGGAGGAGAAGTCGGGGCAGTCGCTCATGCACTCATAGGAACGACCCTGGAAGTTCCTCTCCTCGTAGAAGACAACCTAGGGGAGAGATGCATAATCTTTGGTTAACACATATTcaagtttaaagctgcactagtTTCTTTTTTGAGGAGAAAATAGGAAACGTTTTCACTATTGGTGACTTTAGCTTTCTTTGGATGTAGTGCAGTTAAAGAAGAAGCTTGAATTGGACTAAATTTACTTTGTAGTGCAATAACTCATTTTTTCGGCCACATgtgggcagcagaaacaagccaACATATAGTTTTATCACTTTTTGAGTTGACTATTGACACATCTAGCAGACATTCGCATTTACTAACAGTCATGTTAGTAAATGTCAGTCTGATGAAGTCCAACGTAACTATCGGTCTCTTAAACTTGGTGCTGGGCAAGTAGTGTTTTTAAAGGTTGTAAACTTAAACAGCTGCCTATTGTGACCCAAAATTACCCTAAAAgaatcaaaacagtaaaactgGAGGCCAGAAAACTAAAACAACGAGTTTTAAGTTGCTATAAAGCCAATATAAGTAACTATTTTCACACTAAATTTAATAAGTTGATTCATTGTTAGTGTAAAAATACtaattatagctgctttaaagtATTCTAGCCAAAAACATGGCATTTTCCAGTCTATGGTTTTAGTGGTGGCTGAATAACCTTCAGCCAGAGATTAAAGAAATCTTACCTTGCTCATCATGTTCATTCCAGAGGAAGTCATTTTGTTGGTTAGTGGGCGGCTGCTGCTGGTggtattgctgctgctgctgctcttgcACCGAACTGTACTCTACCTGGTTTAACCCTTTCCTTTTATACCTGATCCACCCACCGACCCTTTTGTCCTAAACCTCCTGAGCCAGCAAGAGTGTCATAGAAATGCACAGAATACGGAGGGATTGTCCACATTTTGGACTCACTGAACAGCTCTTAGAAACTGTCCCTTAACAGACACTCGTGAGGCAACGTCAGCAAACCATGAGGAAAGAGTAGAAAATggatttcacaattttttctcattctttacttaaaatgtcaacttctccaATTCATCTGTAAACATTGGATCCGAAATCCGATCCGATATAGGAGTGAACAAAATATGGAAAAACGTTAGCAACAAGCTGTTGTGTCAGACTGtgagatgaaaaataataaagcaaaatgaCATGGACTTCCTTTTCGTTTCATCTGCATTTTGGTTTTTGTGTGCTATGATCATACTGAAGAAGAATAAGTGTGCTTTCCCCCTAAACTTAATTCAGAAAACTGTACTGATGAAATGCCGTGCTGGTCAACGTATTCTGTGTCATTTCATGTTGTATTCTGATTCTTTTGATTGTTGACGGTTGTAGCAATAGTTAAGTTGTGAGATTGAGGTGTTGAACTCCTAACACTGTCATAATTTTGCCTCAGGCTGTCTTTGGTCACCAAAGCTGTGGATTTGTCTCACAGTGAGGTCAACGGTCACCGTTTTGGATTGAAGGTCAAAGATTTCAACACGTTTCTCTCAAAATGTTGTCTTGAAATTCTAACACTGTCAGAAATTTGCCTCAGGCTGTCTTTGGTCTCCAATGCTGTGGACGCATCTTAAAGTGAGATCAAGGATCACCATTTTGGACTGACAACCAAAGATTTCAACACGTTTCTCTCTCAATCGTCAACTTTCATCTTGGACAACAGTGGAAAGGggcctttaaattaaaaatcagtTGGTCAAAGTTTCTTATAATTAATTCTGAGGAGAACATGACAGTCTGCACCAAATTTCACTGAAATCTGTCCGATAGTTGTTGAgaaatttcactcaaaaccaaaaatgtgaaCGTCATGATGGCACCAGAAGAAAAAGTCAagagattcatcctctgagatCTTCACAAGATGTTTTACAAATCCATCTTGTAATGTTGAAATTCTTCACTTGACAAGTGAAAGTTTAGACCTGCTGATTGTGCTTTGGTTTTGTGTGCTATGATCATACTGAAGAAGAGTAAATGTGCTTTCCCTgctaaactttatttaaaaaactgtacTGACGAAATGTCGTGCTGGTCAACGTATTCTGTGTCATTTCATGTTGTATTCTGATTGTTTTGATTGTTGAGGGTCGTAGTAATGGTCACATTGTGAGAATGTGGTCTTGAATTTCTAACACTGTCATCATTTTACTTCAGGCTGTCTTTGGTCACTAAAGCTGTGGATGTGTCTCACAATGAGATCAAGGATCACCGTTTTAGATTGATCAACTCATTTCTCTCACAACTATCAACTTTCATCTTAGACAGCAGTGGAAAGGGGCCTTTACATGAAAAATCAGGTGGTCAACGATTCTTATAATTACTTCTGATGAGAACATGGAGGTCAGTACCAAAGTTCATGGCAATTTGTCTGATAGTTGGTGAgaaatttcactcaaaaccaaaaatgtcagcCTCTTGATGACACTAGAGAAAAAGTCAGGGCATTGATCCTCTGGGAcctttataaaatgtttttccaaTCTATCTTGTAATGTTGAGATTCTTCACTTTACAGGTGAAAGTTTAGACCTGCTGATGGTGCTTTGGTTTTTGTGTGCTATGATCATATTGAAGAAAAATAAGTATGCTTTCCCCCTAAACTTAATTCAGAAAACTGTACTGATGAAATGTCGTGCTGGTCAACGTATTCTGTGTAATTTCATGTTGTATTCTGATTGTTTTGATTGTTGAGGGTCGTAGTAATGGTCACATTGTGAGAATGTGGTCTTGAATTTCTAACACTGTCATCATTTTACTTCAGGCTGTCTTTGGTCACTAAAGCTGTGGATGTGTCTCACAATGAGATCAAGGATCACCGTTTTAGATTGAtcaactcattttttttttataattacttCTGAGGAGAACATGACAGTCtacaccaaatttcatggcaatttgTCTGATAGTTGTTGAGAAATTTCATTCAAAACTAAAAATCTGAATCCCATGATGACACTAggggaaaagtcaggggattcatcctctgggacttttacaaaatgttttggcAATCCATCTAGTAATGTTGAGATTCTTCATGTGACAAGTGCAAGTTTAGGGCTGCTGATGGCATTTAATGAAAATTTAGGGGATAAAAATTATTACAGTTCATCTTGAAGGTAACATGAGTTGGAAACTAGCACAAGCTATAATCTCTGTGTGGAGAACATCAGTATTTCAACATGTTGGTAACGAGTGGGAGTGATACTATGTTAACTTGCATTGTCCCTATCAAATGAactgaatagaaaaataaaaataataaaaaaacgtGAATGTATGCAAAAATGTCATGGTTATTCGTCAAATAATTGTTTAGATATTTTACTCATAACTGTAAATGTCAACCCCATAGTCTTTCTATTGGGACtattaatgtttttacaaaatattaatcCATTCAATACTTCATAAGATATTTGAATGTGAACCAAAGTGGTGTTACAACTGATGGACAGACTGACATCCCGGGCACCTCATTCCTAAATCCTATGAGAAATCACAGCTATTTCCCTTTGAGTTCATCAGCAGCCACCTCTGATTTatataactgtgtaaatgtgtggAAAGACCATGTAAGCTCACtcagaataaaaatgatttaaacacacAATCAGTTTAGGTTACGACAGCTTTATTTAGTGCAAAGAGAGTCTAATAGCAGGAGTCAGTGATACGCTTCATGCTCATGAACCTCATGCCGCTCATGCCCATGTTCATGAAGTTCCTGTACTCTCCGGGCCTTAAGTACATCATCCTGCCTCTGTACTGGGGCTGCTCGTACATCAGCCAATGTCCCTCCATCACGTTGCAGGACATGCAGTTGGACATGCGGAAGCGGTCCATGACACTGTCACAGTCGTCCATC harbors:
- the LOC133978902 gene encoding gamma-crystallin M2-like, coding for MTSSGMNMMSKVVFYEERNFQGRSYECMSDCPDFSSYLSRCHSCRVERGCFMVYDRTNYMGNQYFMRRGEYSDFMSMMGMSDTIRSCRMISMHRGSYRMRIYERENFSGQMHELMDDCDNVMDRYRMSNCMSCNVMEGHWLMYEQPHYRGRMMYFRPGEYRNFMNMGMSGMRFMSMRRINDSCY